From Amycolatopsis sp. YIM 10, the proteins below share one genomic window:
- a CDS encoding zinc-dependent metalloprotease — protein MTVQSPKSPESAGETDRTRPVVDWSLAASTGAFLVRSGPVVPRDEADTAVTELRELTIPAEEHVRELTGLGTGLPLLPGEVVDRPAWVRSAAAGLDALTHKALARENTPFAPVLAAGAGVQTGVVLSFLASRVLGQYDPFGGPEKEGRLLLVAPNVVAAQRAMNVPARDFRMWVCLHECTHRLQFNAVTWLRDYFADEVERLVGGLADADGLGDLLGRLPETIKEVRSGKNKRNLAELFQSPQQRAVFDRLLALSTLLEGHADYVMDAVGPAVVPSVATIRGRFTERRKGGGLLDRLLRSLLGIDAKIRQYAEGAAFTKHVVAKAGMDGFNAVWTSPNTLPSRAEIADPDAWLRRMGR, from the coding sequence ATGACCGTCCAGTCCCCCAAGTCCCCGGAATCCGCTGGCGAAACGGACCGCACCAGACCGGTGGTCGACTGGTCGCTGGCCGCCTCGACCGGGGCCTTCCTGGTCCGCAGTGGCCCGGTGGTGCCGCGCGACGAGGCGGATACCGCGGTCACCGAGCTGCGTGAGCTGACCATTCCCGCCGAGGAGCACGTCCGCGAGCTGACCGGCCTCGGCACCGGCCTGCCGCTGCTGCCCGGGGAGGTGGTCGACCGCCCGGCCTGGGTCCGCTCGGCCGCCGCCGGGCTGGACGCGCTCACCCACAAGGCGCTGGCCAGGGAGAACACCCCGTTCGCGCCGGTGCTCGCGGCCGGTGCCGGGGTGCAGACCGGCGTGGTGCTCTCGTTCCTGGCGTCCAGGGTGCTCGGGCAGTACGACCCGTTCGGCGGGCCGGAGAAGGAAGGCCGGCTGCTGCTGGTCGCGCCGAACGTGGTCGCCGCGCAACGCGCGATGAACGTGCCCGCGCGCGACTTCCGGATGTGGGTCTGCCTGCACGAGTGCACGCACAGGCTGCAGTTCAACGCGGTCACCTGGCTGCGGGACTACTTCGCCGACGAGGTGGAACGGCTGGTCGGCGGCCTCGCCGACGCCGACGGCCTCGGTGACCTGCTGGGCAGGCTGCCGGAGACGATCAAGGAAGTCCGCAGCGGCAAGAACAAGCGGAACCTGGCCGAGCTGTTCCAGTCACCGCAGCAGCGGGCCGTGTTCGACCGCCTGCTCGCGCTGTCCACCCTGCTCGAAGGGCACGCGGACTACGTGATGGACGCGGTCGGCCCGGCCGTGGTGCCGAGCGTGGCCACCATCCGCGGCCGGTTCACCGAGCGCCGCAAGGGCGGTGGCCTGCTGGACCGGCTGCTGCGCAGCCTGCTCGGCATCGACGCGAAGATCCGCCAGTACGCCGAGGGCGCCGCGTTCACCAAGCACGTGGTCGCCAAGGCGGGCATGGACGGCTTCAACGCGGTCTGGACCTCGCCGAACACCCTGCCCAGCCGGGCCGAGATCGCCGATCCGGACGCCTGGCTGCGCCGCATGGGCCGGTGA
- the tilS gene encoding tRNA lysidine(34) synthetase TilS: protein MKPDPAVARVRRAVREFFGEPTRTAALTSGELGVAVSGGADSLALAEAAAFTGHRLGVRVRALVVDHGLQDASAEVADHAAATALKLGVDEATVLPVEVTGPGGPEAAARRARYAALAKAMPDALVLLGHTRDDQAETVLLGLGRGSGPRSVSGMRPLDPPWGRPLLDLPRSATEAACAALGVEPWSDPHNTDPRFTRVRLRREVLPLLEDVLSGGVAAALARTAKQLREDSEALDQLADEVLLAARNGPVLEIEPLLGAPAPLRRRALRRWLMEAGVRDLTDAHLRSVDDLVGAWRGQGGVWLPGDLVAGRAHGRLSLLPPGQTKS, encoded by the coding sequence GTGAAGCCGGATCCCGCGGTCGCGCGGGTGCGCCGGGCGGTACGGGAGTTCTTCGGCGAGCCGACGCGGACCGCGGCGCTGACCTCGGGCGAGCTGGGTGTCGCGGTCTCCGGCGGGGCGGATTCGCTCGCGCTCGCCGAGGCCGCCGCGTTCACCGGTCACCGCCTCGGCGTGCGCGTGCGCGCGCTGGTGGTCGACCACGGCTTGCAGGACGCCTCCGCCGAGGTGGCCGACCACGCGGCGGCGACCGCGCTCAAGCTCGGCGTGGACGAGGCGACCGTGCTGCCGGTCGAGGTGACCGGTCCCGGCGGACCGGAGGCGGCCGCGCGCCGGGCCAGGTACGCGGCGCTGGCGAAGGCCATGCCCGACGCGCTGGTCCTGCTCGGGCACACGCGTGACGACCAGGCCGAGACCGTGCTGCTTGGGCTGGGCCGCGGCTCCGGGCCGCGGTCGGTGTCCGGGATGCGCCCGCTGGACCCGCCGTGGGGCCGCCCGCTGCTCGACCTGCCGCGCTCGGCGACCGAGGCGGCCTGCGCGGCGCTCGGGGTCGAACCCTGGTCCGATCCGCACAACACCGATCCGCGGTTCACCCGCGTCCGGCTGCGCCGTGAAGTCCTGCCGTTGCTGGAGGACGTGCTTTCCGGCGGGGTCGCCGCCGCGCTGGCCAGGACCGCGAAGCAGTTGCGGGAGGATTCCGAGGCACTGGACCAACTGGCCGACGAGGTGCTGCTGGCCGCCCGGAACGGCCCGGTGCTGGAGATCGAGCCGCTGCTCGGCGCGCCGGCCCCGCTGCGCCGCCGTGCGCTGCGACGATGGCTCATGGAGGCGGGCGTGCGTGATCTCACCGACGCCCACCTGCGCTCCGTCGACGACTTGGTCGGTGCCTGGCGGGGACAGGGCGGTGTTTGGTTACCCGGCGACTTGGTGGCCGGGAGGGCGCATGGCAGGCTGAGCCTGCTCCCACCCGGACAGACCAAGAGTTAA
- the hpt gene encoding hypoxanthine phosphoribosyltransferase, producing the protein MYEGDIASVLITEQQINDKITELAEQVAADYPPGGTDLLLVGVLKGAVMFMTDFARALPVPAQLEFMAVSSYGSATSSSGVVRILKDLDRDIAGREVLIVEDIVDSGLTLSWLLKNLASRNPASLQVCSLLRKPEAVKVDVPVKYIGFDIPNEFVVGYGLDYAERYRDLPYIGTLDPKVYSS; encoded by the coding sequence GTGTACGAAGGCGACATCGCCTCCGTGCTCATCACCGAGCAGCAGATCAACGACAAGATCACCGAACTCGCCGAGCAGGTGGCCGCCGACTACCCACCCGGTGGCACGGACCTCCTGCTGGTCGGGGTGCTCAAGGGCGCGGTGATGTTCATGACCGACTTCGCCCGCGCGCTGCCGGTACCGGCACAGCTGGAGTTCATGGCGGTGTCCTCCTACGGTTCGGCGACCTCGTCGTCGGGCGTGGTGCGCATCCTCAAGGACCTCGACCGCGACATCGCCGGGCGGGAGGTGCTGATCGTCGAGGACATCGTCGACTCCGGCCTGACCCTGTCCTGGCTGCTGAAGAACCTCGCCAGCCGCAACCCGGCCTCGCTGCAGGTGTGCTCCCTGCTGCGCAAGCCGGAAGCGGTCAAGGTGGACGTACCGGTCAAGTACATCGGCTTCGACATCCCGAACGAGTTCGTCGTGGGTTACGGGCTCGACTACGCCGAGCGGTACCGGGACCTGCCCTACATCGGCACGCTGGACCCGAAGGTCTACTCGTCCTGA